The region GATAAAGTAAtggaaataaaacaattattcAATTGTATTTGCTTAGCTAGAAACCTCTTATTACTCACCACCATTTCgtataaaataataagctGCAGGGTCGTGTGTAGTCATAAGAATTTGTTCTacaaaattttacataaaataatataaacaagaaaggagaAGCCAACTGTAGTCCAAGGTGAAACGCCAAATACCCTTAAAGATAGACGAACAAAATTACCCTACAACTTAGAATATGTACTGATGATAAAGTTAAAGGTACATATGATATGtgtaacaaaaatataaaatttccaAGGACCaacatatttaaataaacaatgtATGACACACAACCGTAGGACGCTAAGGGTCCACCACGCCTTTGGGACATCTGGTACCTATCTCAGAAACATGATGACATACTACCAAACCACCGGTGGACCCAAAGGGGTTGCTAATGGGTCGAGACTTCTGCACAAGTATAAATATTACCACACCCATTAATACACATATATTATAGAGAAACACTTTGCTTTTTCAACCATATTTTTAGGATTATTTTGGCCACACAAGTCTCATACATTACACAAGATATTAAACAAGACCTTTATATTCTGCCTGCTTTTCAGGATCAAATCTTTCCCGTTCTGAAATTAGCATAGTGGTGAAGACACACAGCCCACCAACAGAAGAACTGGACTTAATTTCCCATCGCAGGTGCGTATGAACTAAATTAGGGCAGTCGGAAAGGGAATAGTCTGTCACGAAGGGGATGGCTCGTATGTGAAATGCGTGGCATAGGTCACGCATCCTTTGCCTTATAATGATGCAGTCCTTTAAAACATTCATTATTTCAGATTTTTGTTGCAATAGGTCATAAGAATGTGGAAATCTAAGCATTTTCAGGCTAAGCCGCATCCCTTTTACACTGGTCTCATTTTAATCACCTTCTCCTCCGTGGTCTTACATAATGTTATTGCGAAGCCCACAAATCAATCCTACGATTCTATCGAAAACTATACAGGTAAGTTGAAATGAAAACTCATAGCTCTAAAAAATACGGTCATAGGGACCCAAAAAATTGTGGAttctgtcacggtcgccatgtcaCGGTAATGACCTGTGATATGTTAATTAAACATAGACTTTGAAACaatttagtttagtttagtaattttagtttattaatTTAGTATTCTGTACTAAAATAATGTTAAAACAATCATTTTTCATTTAGGCGTAAAACATTTACAAAAAAGAACTGCCTTTTTTGTTGGAAGTCGGTATGGCCGCTCTAGTGGCAACTCGGAGTCTGGAACCCCAGCCAATGTGGGAAGCTCCAAAACAAGACGGCTCATAATCGTCCCTCGGAACGACCGATTCTTTTTAGGCTCTAGATATGGAAAGAGAAATGGACCACTTTTATCTGCCTACGAGCAGAGTAGCCTGATGCAAGCCTTAAGCAAAAACTTGAAGACGGACAAGGAGACCTCCAACAATACTATCCAAACTAAATCGTTACCTATGTCTTGCATATACACTGGCATTAAATCCTACTACCTTTGCAATCGGTAAATCAATCACTAAACAACCTAAGGTtcttaactttatttttaatttatttcaatatagTAATGACCAGAAGACGGACGATAATCCTCAATCACTGAATATGATCGGAATCCACTAAAGTTATTGACGTAAGGTTCCCGGCTTGTAGTGGCATACTGCTCTCTGGCACTGAATAATAAAACCGAATgatattaaaacttttaattggggctggaaaaagttttaatattaaagaaggtatatacacaaaaattaaataattaaaaagcagtatatatattcaggGGAAGTtacagaagcaaaaaaaaaaactccaaagTTAAGAAATTACCTATGACGACAATGGGACTATTTCCtcatatgcatatgtatgctctacttaaatgtaaataaacaaaactgtaaaaaataaataaaaatatttatgaataaatTCTAAAGAAATTCTAAGCACTTGTTGAATTTActgtgtttaaaaaaaaggggattCAACATGGCAATGAGTCGTGTGTGGTATTTAGGGCAGAAGGCTAGGAAAGTCCTTACTAATTACCCAAATCCTAGGTGAAAATGTGTGGACTTTTTTAAGGGGGTGATGGATTAGTCAGACTGTCACTTTTAATAAAGCTTATTTGTCAAGCTAATCATACCCTTTCCGGCTAGTCTATGGTAGACCTGGTGGCAATACATGAACTACCAAATAAAAAGATTCTCAAGATgattttctaaaatattatGGATGGATTTTACTAAATTCTGGATCAGCCGGAAGAGCTTTCAATAGGTAAGGATATATTCCATATTCTGTGTATTAAAAGAATCTCTTAGCGTGTATGTCCTTCGGCTATTTCGAATGCTATCCTTCCTTACTTACCTTGTAAATGCCTTTAAAAGGTTCTTCGTCTCGCGCCAACGTCCAACCACAAGAAGGTTACAAGAAATTGAATAATACCCAGCCCCTATTATGGCTACGGGTAATAGGCAAAAAACAAAGCACTTCATCTTAAAGTGCCTCCGTAAACAATTAATATACAACAAAAACCTTCATTACCAACTTCCTGTACTTATACGGTGCATACGCTGCTTTCCTCTCAGctcaatttgtttttaattaatgttgTCACAATACAGATATAGGGGATCCACCCTCATCTGAGCTGGGccttattttcaaataaaacgcCGTTTATATTGAGtgcttttataattaatttatttctttaaattttaaaaaagtttttgccCGGTTTAGGAAAGTTTCTCAGCAATAAGAACATGACACCGTGAAGATACTTTGTCATCAAATATTGACTCGTAACGCGCTGAAAGAGGGATACCTTGCTTGACTGACTTCTCCTCCAGAAAACACAGGCGATCGAGCAGGACTAGGTTTTCACAAAGGTTCTAGGACatacaaaataaatgattatttC is a window of Drosophila bipectinata strain 14024-0381.07 chromosome 2R, DbipHiC1v2, whole genome shotgun sequence DNA encoding:
- the RYa gene encoding RYamide neuropeptides, producing MWKSKHFQAKPHPFYTGLILITFSSVVLHNVIAKPTNQSYDSIENYTGVKHLQKRTAFFVGSRYGRSSGNSESGTPANVGSSKTRRLIIVPRNDRFFLGSRYGKRNGPLLSAYEQSSLMQALSKNLKTDKETSNNTIQTKSLPMSCIYTGIKSYYLCNRNDQKTDDNPQSLNMIGIH